The following DNA comes from Geobacter sp..
GCACGAAATGGTGCGCAGGGCCCTTTCGGCGCTCCATGTTTTTCACCGGGACAAGGATTATCTGGTCCGGGACGGCAAGGTCCAGATCATTGACCCCTATACCGGTCGGGTGATGGCGGACCGGTCCTGGGAACAGGGGCTCCAGCAGCTGATCGAGATCAAGGAGGGGTGCGAGATCACCCGGCAGCAGGAGACCGCGGCCCGGATCAGCTACCAGAAATTTTTCCGCCGCTACCTGCACCTGTCCGGCATGACCGGCACGGCCCGAGAGGTCAGGAGCGAACTGTGGGACGTCTACGGCCTGCATACGGTCAGGATCCGCACACACCGCCCTTTGCTCCGCGTCCGGCATCCAGCCCCCCTGTTCCCCGGCAAGCGGGAAAAGGAGCGGTATCTGCTGGAAAGGATCAGGGAGATCCACGCCATTGGCAGGCCTCTCCTGATCGGGACCGGCTCGGTTGCTGCGTCCGAGGATATCAGCTGCCTGCTCAGGGAAGAGGGGATTCCGCATCTGGTCCTGAACGCGAAAAACGACAGCGAAGAGGCGGCCATCGTGGCACGGGCCGGCAATCTCCACTGCGTTACCATTACCACCAACATGGCCGGCCGGGGCACCGACATCAAGCTCGGTCCTGGGGTCTGCGAGCTGGGCGGCCTCCATGTCATGGTGACCGATCTGCACGATGCCGCGCGCATCGACCGTCAGCTTGCCGGACGGTCTGCCCGGCAGGGCGATCCGGGCAGTTTCGAGATGATCCTGTCGCTGGAGGATGCTATCATGCAGGGAGGCACCGGGGGGATTCGTGGCTGGATCGCCCGGCGGCTCCTGCGCAGTGCGCCGTGGTTGTGGAATTATGCGGCACAATCTGCCCTGCTGTACGCCCAAAAGCGGACCGAGGCGCTCCATGCACGGATGCGCCGGGATCTGTTCAAACAGGATGTGCAGCGCAGAAAACAGATGACGTTTGTCAGACGCGAGGAATGATGGTCAGCGGGAGGGTGGAGATGATCAGCTTGAGGCGCTTAACCGGGACGATGGTCTGTGCACTGTTGTTCTTCTGTCAGGTGGCGACATCGTGTGCCGCCGATGAATCGGAAGGGATGATCTATCCGAACGAGGTTGTGAAGGTGAGCAGCCAGGTGTCCGGCATCATCGAAGAGGTCCTGGTGGAACGGGGCGATATCGTGACGAACGGCCAGGTGCTGGCCCGTCTGAAATCGGGCGTGGAAAAGGCTTCCGTCGAGCTGGCCCGCGCCAATGTCGCCTTTCTGAAGCGCAAGGCCGAGCGGAATGTCGAGCTGGCGAAAAAGCGGCTCATTTCGGAGCATGAGCATGATGAGCTGGTGAACGAACTGAAAAAGGCCGAGCTGCAGCTTGAAGAGGCCCAGGAAAGATTGAAACTGCGGACCATCGCGAGCACCATCGACGGCGTGGTCACGGAGCGCCTCATGGCTCCGGGCGATTATGTCGGCGAGACCCCGATCATGAAGCTGGCCAGCCTGAACCCCTTGCGGATCGAGGTGATCGCCCCTGCGCGCAGGTATGGTGCGATCAGGAAAGGGAT
Coding sequences within:
- a CDS encoding efflux RND transporter periplasmic adaptor subunit, translating into MIYPNEVVKVSSQVSGIIEEVLVERGDIVTNGQVLARLKSGVEKASVELARANVAFLKRKAERNVELAKKRLISEHEHDELVNELKKAELQLEEAQERLKLRTIASTIDGVVTERLMAPGDYVGETPIMKLASLNPLRIEVIAPARRYGAIRKGMKAEIRPEAPVGGVYIGKVTIVDRVIDAASSTFGVRIELPNPKLKVPSGLRCRVRFL